In Desulfatiglans anilini DSM 4660, the following proteins share a genomic window:
- the yedE gene encoding YedE family putative selenium transporter, with translation MDAIKRFFASRWGIVSVGVFIGLFAALLQKWGNPGNMGICVACFERDIAGAVGLHRADVVQYLRPEIIGFVLGALLAAYTFREFQPRAGSAPIVRFFLGAFAMIGALVFLGCPWRALLRLAGGDGNAILGIAGLIFGIWIGTRFLKAGYNLGRTTRTYPSAGWLMPLLMAGFLLLLLVFPQVAGEAKSGVLFYSLKGPGSMHAPLAISLIVGLAIGFLAQRSRFCTMGAFRDLLLFRQAHLFSGLLALTITAFVVNLALGQFRPGIAGQPVAHTMHFWNFAGMVLAGLAFTLAGGCPGRQLFLAGEGDGDAAVFVMGMIVGAGFSHNFGLASSPNGVGPHGVSAVIIGMLVCLFIGFSMRKKAA, from the coding sequence ATGGATGCCATTAAACGCTTTTTTGCGAGTCGATGGGGGATTGTCAGCGTCGGCGTCTTCATCGGCCTGTTCGCCGCCCTGCTTCAAAAATGGGGCAACCCGGGCAACATGGGGATCTGCGTCGCCTGTTTCGAAAGGGACATCGCCGGGGCCGTCGGTCTCCACCGCGCCGATGTCGTTCAGTACCTGCGGCCGGAGATCATCGGCTTCGTCCTTGGGGCGTTGCTGGCCGCTTACACGTTCAGGGAATTCCAGCCTCGGGCGGGATCAGCCCCGATCGTTCGGTTTTTCCTCGGCGCTTTCGCGATGATCGGCGCCTTGGTATTCCTGGGTTGCCCCTGGCGTGCCCTGCTGCGCCTCGCCGGCGGAGACGGGAACGCCATCCTCGGGATTGCCGGATTGATCTTCGGCATCTGGATTGGCACGCGCTTTCTCAAGGCCGGATACAACCTCGGGCGCACGACCAGGACATATCCATCCGCAGGCTGGCTTATGCCATTGCTGATGGCGGGATTTTTGCTGCTGCTGCTTGTTTTTCCGCAGGTGGCGGGGGAGGCGAAGAGCGGTGTTCTGTTTTACAGCTTGAAAGGCCCCGGATCCATGCACGCGCCGCTCGCCATCTCGCTGATCGTGGGACTTGCCATTGGGTTTTTGGCGCAACGAAGCCGTTTCTGCACCATGGGCGCGTTCCGCGATCTGCTCCTCTTCAGGCAGGCGCATCTTTTCTCCGGGCTTCTCGCTCTGACCATCACTGCTTTCGTAGTTAACCTCGCGCTCGGACAGTTCCGCCCCGGCATAGCCGGGCAGCCGGTGGCGCATACGATGCATTTCTGGAATTTTGCAGGAATGGTTCTTGCGGGGCTTGCCTTCACCCTCGCGGGCGGGTGCCCCGGGCGTCAGCTTTTCCTTGCGGGTGAGGGCGATGGCGATGCGGCGGTCTTTGTAATGGGGATGATCGTAGGGGCCGGGTTCTCACACAATTTCGGGCTGGCCAGCTCTCCAAACGGCGTCGGTCCGCATGGCGTCTCAGCGGTGATCATCGGCATGCTGGTCTGTCTTTTCATCGGTTTTAGCATGAGAAAAAAGGCTGCATAA